The DNA sequence aaagaatgtaagagccaaaggaagggaaggactccttacaacgtgctctccccagacacaaaatggcctggatatccatgacctcacagtgcctgacactacctgcacaagaccatcataagaggagggaaagatcatgacatcaaaataagagagactgattgagaggaggaggggatatgaaggagagtggagtttcaaaggggaaagtggcgtgaggcagggcattgccatgggttattttttataatcatggaagttgttaattaaaaaatgtttttttatttatttgagagcaacagacacagagagaaagacagagagagggagagagagagaatgggtgcgccagggcttccagcctctgcaaacgaactccagacgcatgcgcccccttgtgcatctggctaatgtgggacctggggaaccgagcctcgaaccggggtccttagacttcacaggcaagggcttaacctctaagccatctctccagcccttaaaaatttttttgaaaagaaaaaaatatttgcttctggctcaacagttaaaggtgtttgtttgcaaagccagatatacatagtGGAGCAGACTTTTGGAGATTGTTTGTAATGATAAatggccctggtattcccatccCCTCTCTtgtccatgagacttgtctccttttgcATTAGATCATAGCAGCTTAGACCAGTTTCTCTATTTTGGGGGTATATTAAGTATAGCTAAATTAacttcagaaactgacttatagattatatgaacatcttatttagcttttcaaAGTGCTAGATCTGGGCTaggaaggtggcttagcagttaaggcatttgcctgcaaagccaaaggatcccagttcaattctccaggacccatgtaagccagatgcacaagggcacatgcacctggatgtTTGGCTATTAATAAGCAAAACCATTCAGCTGAACCAATcagtagtaataaaataaaaatttaaaaacttctaGATCTTACATTTCATTTGGTCAATGTTATTTTTTGCCAGTCAGatcattgaaaaaaaatcttgaaaattatttgAAGTTTTTCTTAGTATGTTTTTTTCTCTTACAAAAACTAAAGGCtagagtaatttttatttatttacttgtttaaggtaggtgtctcactatagctcatgctgacctggaactcactctgcagttccagactgacctcaagctcagaatgatcctgtctctacctcccaaatgctgagattaaagacatgcaccaccacacctagccaaaaCCCTATAATTTGAAGATGGTTCCTATCTTGTTCATGTTGGTTTTGCTAAATagttatcactgaggttataacctaaatcttttatttatagaagaaggggtgtaccagggtctctagccactgcaaatgaagtccaggtgcatgtgaaaccttgtgcatctggcttacgtgggtactggggaattaagcctctaaccagggtccttaggcttcacaggcaagcccttaaccgctaagccatctctccagcccactctaagtcttataaaagatGACTTAgtcattgtgattttgttcttaggaaacTGAAAAAGCTCCCCATATCCTAGAAAAAAAACTactatatacaaacaatgttaatatagtttgtctaagctttacataacagtcataaatatttctttaattaagccatgaaattgttcaatggtaaaaggtacttatttaagaaattactaagccaggcgtggtggcacacacctttaatcccagcactcaggaggcagaggtaggaggaatggccttgagttcgaggccaccctgagactacatagtgaattccaggtcagccagagctagagtgaaaccgtacatagggggaaaaaaaacaaaacaaaaaaattgataaaatattgctttcagagctactaaaatgttctgcctgtacttataactgacaggtacttaaaagataaaatgtgtacattttctatgttccagatgtagcttacactgtcacctgccaactaaacttaaatactaatcaaaatgattttaaactattctgTCATTCTCTATCCAGATCTGCCTTGataaccagatatgttctacaCCTCTTTAAATCTGTTTTGCTAACCAGATGTGGACAATCTCTGAGTGATTAAGAACCACATATAAAAATCAAAGTCAATTGAAAActattgggccttgagaggcccgggcgtgaggtctagtggaacttcctgagctaaagtttggtgatctgcctctggccagctaggactcaacaGGACGCCTAATGGCCtcaggcctgctacttctgcgaaggaagttggagttctctctcgcgtgcttagaaccaatcatctcaaaagtctcAGTATGCTATTGgtccttacatctcaccccatcctaaaatctccacccttGTTCTCAaagctatataagcacctgcttgttacaataaagtgagttcctgctttgacaagactgcCAGCTctgtggtgtgttcctggccgtcGACATTcatcctcctccccagccctttaggaggaaccagcgggcctggtccttcctcagcactacctgccgggggagccCAGCAGAAAATATCAGAGTTAAAAAGATAACcagtattttggttcctgctcccaggtcaaaaggccgCAGGAGATGATGGGTCACTTactaacttctagcctctggtaagtcacctgtcttttttttttttctattggggGCACCTATTCAtattaccacattctgcccctggccccaatagattcaaaaccatctcatgttgtaaattgtactcagtccagtttcaaaggtccccatagtctttacctaCTTAAGATAGTTATAAGGTCCCAAGTcttctctgagatttaagattttatcttagctgtgagtcttcttgatcagagaggatatggagacacagagataaattccaagtcagtgtatctgcaacagtaGAGGTACATTGGAGGCAAATCAGGCTTCTTAAAGGAggaagggccacttggtcagcatggccttgacttatcctaacagatgacaatgctgagagtcatagaactcctcagaggtccctaaaagtctctcctacagcgccattattgacctccaaaatatatagttaattctgGTAGTCTGCATGGTCTCAATcacctaataaaaaaaataaccacaaactgttgcaatataaacaaagattcagactaataggctcccctgtctgatgctggcttacaaaactaaactctaacattaccTCATGCTTCTGTTTCTGGCTGTCCATGATTAGTCAGCATTGTTGCCTTTAAATAAAAGTTCTAGGGCcagagtgattgcttagtggttaaggcatttgcctgtaaattcaaaggaccttggtttgattccccaggacctaggtaagccagatgcacaagggggtgcatgggtctagagttcatttgcagtgactggaggccctggatgcgCGGACCCTCTCACGTGCTCCGTGGCGCATGCGTAGTGGTCGCGCCTGCATACTGACTGCCGCGGCGCAGTGTTGCTGGCCGGCACCGGGACAGAGCGGCCATGGGACGGCGGGCGGTAGGGTCGCCGAGGGCGAGGTAGCGGCGGGACGGCGGGGCCCGCGGGCTCGGCCGGGCATGTAGACGCCCGCGCAGGCGCGCGGCAGCGGACGATATCCGTGCTTTGGTCCTTTATAAATTATGGAAGTGGAACAAGAAAAGATGAACCTGAGTAAGGAATTGAGTCCAGACTCAGCTTCGTATCGCTGCTCAGCATGTCATGGGGATGAGACCTGGAGCTACCATCACCCTATCCGGGGCCGAGCCAAGTCTCGGAGCCTATCAGCCTCACCCGCCCTGGGCAGCACCAAGGAGTTCAGGAGGACACGCTCTCTCCATGGACCGTGCCCAGTGACCACATTTGGACCAAAGGCCTGTGTGCTGCAGAATCCCAAAACCATCATGCACATCCAGGACCCTGCAAGCCAGCGGTTGACGTGGAACAAGTCTCCCAAGAGTGTGCTTGTCATTAAAAAGATCCGCGATGCCAGCCTGTTGCAGCCCTTCAAAGAGCTCTGCATGTACCTCATGGAGGAGAacaacatgattgtatatgtggaAAAGAAAGTGCTGGAAGACCCTGCCATAGTGAGTGATGAAAACTTTGGACCAGTGAAGAAGTAGTTCTGCACTTTCCGTGAAGATTATGACGACATTTCCAACCAAATAGACTTCATTATATGCCTCGGAGGAGATGGCACCCTCCTTTATGCCTCCTCGCTTTTCCAGGTGAGACTGTTATGGGATGTTGGTCCACCATGTCGGTACCATGTGAGAAAGTGCTTCCAtagccctaccccccccccctttcatcatacagcttcaaaaaaaaaattaaaaaatttttaaagcctttgaaaaaaaattccaaaaattgtcCTCACTTATTATGTTCACCTGAcagttattgatttgtattagttCAATCTATTCTTGATATGTCTTACTAATGGAGATATATCACTAAGGACAGATCTCAGACCCCCATCCTAACgtgtaaaaacaatttaaaattctaGCTATTTGTACTTGCTGATGTGGGTGGTGCCAGTTGTTCAAAGGTATCTCTTAGCTCAGatttataaaagtaaaacagattcACTTGCCATCAATGGCACtcccttaaaatttgtaacacaaggggaCCCACATACCCATCAACCAAAGAATATAAATTCATCATGCCAGAGTCAAGAGGACAGTGTCCTCAGCTGATTGTAACAACTAACAGATTACCAGGAACCCAGAGAATTCCCTCCAAGTCAAAGTCTGGAGGACATGTGCCCCTGACAAGGAGACTACTGCCCTGATCTAGTCACTCCAGAAGCCGATTAGTCTACATACAATAGAAGCTTGAAGAATTCAACAagatactagaaaattttcagtgccagggatggaataccttccagtgagttgttggccagggaggtccctgatgtccccaaaccattataggccattgccgaggcccttggtttcccaccaggaatagatggcaagaccctatcgctgaagacttcacatacttgggctgcaaggccactgagaaatccttctggaactgagctgataacctcctccatgtagaccagcagaaagctggaagaagtcattctgcatgcaattcaatgagagaaagagaaatcaacaatgaagatactcaatagtggacactgcaagccttatatttggccagccaggccaaatgagccaacgggtgcaatagtggcatgtctatcagggtggaaaccaactgccctctaactggactggaggctcactccataggagtgaatacatccctgatactgaaaatttaaaacagaggtagtcatgagccctaggggtgtaacgtctgctgctgtctggctaaatgtgtatactatgcttatcaaactgcccagtaagcacttctcttaatgttcatatccttatattaatgctactctcacttttggtagagaatcttctgtttccagatggcagtgaccttgggatgactcagaaggtatcatggtgctgagaagaagtgacaggagtgctcagtactgcaaaatctctatcacaccttccaaggctcagggtctatggtggaagaggtggcagaaagaatgtaagagccaaaggaagggtaggattcctgacaacgtgctcctccagacacagaaccCTGTAAGCTGACACTTTTCAAACTCAGAAGCATGGGGCTGTTACTGAAGAAAAACGCAACTTTCATTTGCTGTGGTTCATGATTTAGTTCTAGGTTTATAAAGATTTCGGCCCCCAGGCCTGAAATGAGAGGTGACCTGACCAAGTCTCCTGACTGTACACAGACAAGGGATCCACTGGCCTTGCTTACAAGCTAACCAGAGACAGAGCCTGGTTACCAGGTGGTTTTCAGAGGCGTTCTAGGAATGTCTGGACTATGGaaggcacatatacacacaactcCAGTGAGAGGTGAAGCACTTGGATTTTCTTGCTGCTTtacacagaatgaattctaggtctgttGTGTATTTACAAACTTAGTGACTCTGCTGCTTTAAGAACCAAACCACTTCTAACTCCTCAACTTCCCAATGGCCACTGATGACCACCCTGTTTTCGTTTCTTTCTCTTGGAGTGTTTGAACTTGGGCAACTTTTCCTCCTCTGGGCTCAGTGGAGACCTCAATCAACATTTGCTTGTTTTAAATTCatcaggagggctgaagagatggcttagcaggtaaggtgcttatctgcaaagcctaaggacccaggttcaactcctcagaacccacataacccatatgcacaaagtggcatgcacacctggagtagctggaggctctggtacgccaattccctcataaaaaataaaaaaaaataaaaataaaaattcaacagGAGAGAAAGTTTGTGTTAGTGTTACATATAAAACCACTGGCACAAGCGTGAGACAGACAGCTCATTCCCACGGGAGTACTCTGCTCTGTTCATGGGCATAATTGTTTTGCTTTGTAAAAAGTGTGGATTATTTCCAGAGCATCAATGAGATTTTTCTGTCATTATAAAAAATGTGCTTGTCTTGGGACACAGCTGAGtaacagagcacttgcctggcatgtgaggCCCCAGTACCacagaaaacagagaaacaaaggcCATATAATGTGCTTCTAGCAACTCTTACTACATTAACTCAGCCTGATGCCTGAATCTAAACACATGCTGCTCCCCAGTTATAAACAAGCACACTGACAGGTTTTAATTTACCCAAGAGGGTGCAGCACATTCATCaactactttttttcctttttaattttttgcttatttttatttatttgagagtgacacagagagaaagagagagaatgaatgagaaagagagagaatgggcgcacctggaaacgaactccagatgcgtgtgcccccttgtgcatctggctaacgtgggtcctggggaatcaagccttaaaccggggtactcaggcttcacaggcagcgcttaaccactaacccatctctccagccctatcagctAATTTCTAATTGCAAGAGCCACACCAAAACAATGTGTCAGATACAGTGCATTTCCAAAACCTTACATATACACAGCGACATTGTGTTTATAACACAACTGCCACATTTCCACTGAAGAGATTCTAACTTCTTGCTACTCCAGGCATTGCAGCAAAGGAAGAGTGACAGCCCAGCCAGGTGCCCTTCCCTTCTCCAGGGCAGCATCTCTCCACTGAGGCACGTGTCAGATGTGGCCACCCATTGTGGAGGCTTGTTAGGTGTGACCTCATGGTCATAGCTgacttcccttttatttatttattttttgttgttgttgtttttgttttttgaggtagggtctcactgtagcccaggctgacctggaattcactatggagtctcagggtggcctcgaactcatggcaatccttctacctctgcctcccgagtgctgggattaaaggtgtgcgccaccacgcctggctgacttcccattttcaaatttttaatctGTTGCAGAGGCAGAaatacttcttttcctttttttttttttttaaatttttttggaaaTGCTTTTCTGATCTGGCAAAATTGTTCAAGCACTTTTACCAAGTCAAAAGTGTTCATGCCTCTCAGTGCTGCCAACTGCACCCACTTCCTTTGTTATCCTGTCCTGACTTTAAGGAATCTGTAGAATACTAGCGACTTTATTTCTGTGGCCACTTCATTTTAGACTTCTCTTTTTATTCTGACAGCTATGGAGAATTTTGGCTTCTCAATTCAACATTCAATTCCATGACAGAACTGTGTGCGTGATGTGTAACAAGTGACCGAGTGAGCACGTGCAAGCCAGGGATGTCGGCACTGAGGAGAGGTGCTGAGGGAACCAGAAACACAGTGCTGAAAGGCTCCCTAAGTTTAGAACAAAGCTGAAGTAAAACTTCAAAGAATGGGCTCATTTTAATCATTGTAATAACCAAGtcaaaaatattatcttttaagTTAAAAGACCTTAATGACTGAGGTAGATGGTGATGTTATCAGATACTGAATTAGGTTTAAGATATCACAATGGTGTACCTGATAGAATGAGAAAGCACTGATGCCAAATGATCTTCTTAAAGTTCAGATAAATAATTAGGAATCCTTCCAATTCCAAGGTCTAAGCATGATTTCCAGGGGCTCACTTTTGTATTTTTGGCTGAAGTCAGCAGCTGATGAAAAGAGCCACAAGAATGAAAGAGCAACGTGAAATAGCTGTCCTGTGACGAAATGGTCGCTGTCTACTTGCTGTGTCCATCAGGGTTCATTCCTCTGTTCAAGATGTGGATTTCTGACTGCTTCCTAGCATTTAACTAATTCTTTGATGGTGCTGAAGGGGCTGCAACTGTTTCTCCACACATAAACTGATCTTTGTCATAATTCACTTTAATAATGACAGAGCAGCTAGGACACGTTGCCACATCTTCCCCATTCTCCAACTCTTCCTTGGTGATGGAGAAGTTGTCACCACATAGGCAGGGGTAGAAATACATCTCTGAGTCCTCATCATACTGGAAGTCCTCGATCTCCACCTCGTGGAACACCGCCATGGTCATGGGGACAAGGGGGATCGTACAGGCCTGAATCTCAAGATCTAACTACGTGCGTGTCGGTTCGGAGCCATCATCATGACCCACCTGGAAGCCTGATTAACTACTCTTATCTCAGTTGCAGTGGGCCCTTTATTACTTGGCTTACTTGCCCAAATAATTGTGTTATGCATTATCCAGAACATTACTAATTTTGTATCCAAACAGATAACAGCTACTAAAATACTTGCTCTTCATAAACATTATCAACCAATACagccaatgaaaataaaaacatccatCAAAGATTTGACAGGGAGCTGgttgtgggggcacatgcctttaatcccagcactggggtgccaatggtaggaggattgacatgagttcaaggccaccctgagactacatagtgaattccaggtcagcctgagctatagtgagaccctacctcaaaaaaaaaaaaaaaaaaaacatttgacagGGATACAtaagaaaaggagggaatgaaGAGCAAACCTGAGTCTATTTTAATAGCAACAGCCATTTTGACATAGTGACTAGGTTAAGTTTCTGCTTCTCTAAGTTTCTATGTCTGAGCTGGGACCACAAATTGTTCCCTGGTTACTGTTCCCAGGATTGTAT is a window from the Jaculus jaculus isolate mJacJac1 chromosome 12, mJacJac1.mat.Y.cur, whole genome shotgun sequence genome containing:
- the LOC101616899 gene encoding DPH3 homolog isoform X1, with product MAVFHEVEIEDFQYDEDSEMYFYPCLCGDNFSITKEELENGEDVATCPSCSVIIKVNYDKDQFMCGETVAAPSAPSKN
- the LOC101616899 gene encoding DPH3 homolog isoform X2: MAVFHEVEIEDFQYDEDSEMYFYPCLCGDNFSITKDQFMCGETVAAPSAPSKN